From the Vibrio tubiashii ATCC 19109 genome, the window GTCGAAGTTGATATCAATACCCGTAGTCTGAGTGAGCAAAAAAGCGCAGAGCAGGATTCACTCGTTTCTAAAGCTTGGAATGAGTATGAAGTTAAAAGTGGTGATACCTTAGCTCAAGTTTTTCGTAGTAACGGCTTAGCTATGGCTGACCTTAATGCCTTGGTAAAGGTCGAGGGTTCGGATAAGCCTTTGAGTAGAATTAAAAAAGGTCAGCTCGTGCGATTTAAACTAGCCGAAAACGGCCAGCTTGATATCTTACAGCTTGAAAAAAGCAATCAGTCCGTTATGTTCTTCCGACTTTCAGATGGCGGATTTGGTCGCAGTAAGTAATTGACTCTAAATAGTTTCAACACCGCTTTCCATGGCATTAGGGGAAGGATAATCATCACTATCCCTAATGCTGTTAGCCAATCTGGCACTTCATCAAACCACATCACACCAAACAGCGCGACAAACACTAACCCAGAATTTTCGGCCACTGCGATTGAGCTGGCTGGCGAGCGTTGGTAGGCCATCACCGCAAAACCATTGTAGGTCAGAATCAAGGCAGCACTGGCTAAGATTAGCAGTAAGTGGTTATTCGATATCGGCTGCCAGTAAAGCAGCGCCAGTATACCTGATACTGGCAGTGATAGGACTGATGTCCAAAACAGAGTACTGACGACCGTTTGCTGGCTAGGTAGCTTTCGTGCGCTTATGTTAAACAGGGCAAGAGTGAAGGTTGTTCCGAGTGCAAACAGGGCTGCCCAGTGAAACTCCGATGGCCTCAGCACCACCATCACTCCAGCAAATCCAAAAATGGTTGCCGCACTGCGTTGAAGTGTTGGTTTCTCTCCAAGTAACACAATCGCTAACGGCAGCATGAGTAAGGGGGCTGCATAGAATACTGCATTGGCCGTCGCCAAGGTTAAGTGGGTGATAGCGACAACCATGCATCCACTGCCAATTAAGATCAGATGCGCTCTGAGCAAATTTAACTTGGGACTGTACATCTTTCTTTGTGGCTGCGATTGTTTCCACCATAAAGGAAAAATAACCGCAGCAGAGAGTAATTGGCGAATGAAGATGTACTGAAAGGTTGATACCTCACCATCAAGCAGCTTCACAGCGACATCGGAAAGAGAAGCTGCGAAGTTGCCAATCACTAGCAGTAGGATAGCGACGTAGGTTGCAGAGAGAGCCAAGGCTACTTTTCCAATTTCATATCAATGTGTGGGATATCATCTTCTAAGTACATAGCGGATGTTTGAACAAAGCCGTGTCGTTGATAAAAAGAGGCTAAGTGTTCTTGTGCGCCAATTTCAATCGACTCACTGGGCCATAATGATTCACAATCTGCCAAGGCTTGTTGCAGTAGTTTATGACCTAAACCACCACCTCTATGACTTTCCTTAGTGGCAACACGACCAATACTCACTGACGGATAACTGATTCCTTTAGGTAACAAACGTGCGCAAGCTATTAGCTCATCATCTTGATAACCGAGTAGGTGGAAAACGCCCAATTGGTGGTCTTTATCATCCAGCTCTGGGTAAGGACAAGTTTGTTCGACGACGAAGACGTCGACTCGAAGTTTTAGCAGCGTATACAGTTGCTCTGTGGTGAGGTCGGAAAAAGGTTTGAGTTGCCAAGTAATCATTGTTTATCTGTCTTGCTGTTGTTGATATCGCCAATGTAGCAAGACAGTTTTCGATGGGCATTAACAATTGTTAACTTTGGCTGCGCTTTTTGATTCGGCTTAGGCTAATTGGAGTAATCCCAAGATACGCTGCGATCTGATAATCGTTGAGGCGTTCAAGTAAGTTAGGGTAATGCTGGCAGAAAAGTTCATAACGCTCTTCTGGGCTGTAGAGCAACATAAAGCGTTCTTTGTTTTCTTTATACATCAGCTGAGTTTCAAGCAGCTTGAGGTAAATACTGTGTTTTTGCTCGCGCCATACCCGTAAGGTCTCAATAGGTAGAGAGAGCAAGGTGCACTGGGTTAGAGACTCAAGCAAGTAAGGGGAGGGTTGTTGGTTGACCAAGCTTTCAAAACCGATGATCCAGTCATTCTCCCAATAGAACTCTTTACTGAACTCTTTGCCTTTATCGGTTAGATACGCCGAGTGGCACATTCCATCTAACAAAAAGAAAATCTCTTCAGCGACTTCCCCTTGATGTAACAGAATATGGCGAGTAGGCAGTTCAATCAATTGCGCTGATTGAGTGAGTTGTTCTATTTCAGGTTGCGTGAATCCGTTTTGTGACAGTTGCTGATGGAAAGCGTCAAACATAATGGCAAAAATCTTACGTAGATGAAGAGCGGTCATTTTAAGATAAACGTTAACCAATAAAAAAGCCGCAATTTTCATTGCGGCTTTCAGTTAGTTTAATGAAGTGTTACTTCTGTAGGTCGATTTGGTAAACACCAAAGCCAACATCATCCGTCGCGACACGTTTCATTGGGTACTGACCTTTCGCTTCAATGAATTTCGCTGCTTTTTCACTTGGTGATGTTTCAAAGCGGATATCAAGTTTGTTGTCTGACTTGATTGGAGCGAATGACCAGTTGTTGTCAGCGCTTGGCGTTACTTCACCTTTCTCTTGGCTTACACGAGTGATGTACGCTGCGATAACTGAACGGTTTTCATCTGGAGAATCAAATGCGACAAACTCAGCGCCTGTTCCTGGGAACTTGTTGCTGTATGCGCGGTAGTTGTTGGTTGCGATGATGAAATCTTGCTTCATATCGATTGGCTTACCTTGGTAAGTCAGGCCAACAATACGCTCGGCATCTTGGTTAACGACTTTACAGTTACCATCGTATTTCGCTGGTTGAGTGACGTCGATTTGGTAGTTTACACCGTCGATAACATCGAAGTTGTAAGTGCGGAAGCCATCCCAGTCGATAAGTTGCTGTGGTGCAGTGCTGTTGACGTCGATTTGCTTAAACTGTCCAGCGGTACACTCTAACCACTCTTTGACTTCTTTACCGGTGACCTTCATCGCTACTAGCGTGTTCGGGTACAGGTATAGGTCTGCTGCGTTACGGAAGGTTAGCTGACCAGATTCAACTTCAGTGAAGTTTGCAGGATCATTCTTACGACCACCCGCTTTGAATGGCGCTGCCGCAGAAAGTACTGGAATATCAGAGAGATCTGGGTCACCCTGAATGAAGCGCTCAACATAATCTTTTTGCGCTAGGTTGACGATTTGAACCGTAGGATCATCCTGAACGAGAGCTAAGAAGCTGTACATGACGTCATTCGCTTTACCAATCGGTTGGTTAACGAAATCGCGAGTACCTTTGTGGTCAGCTTCAAGTGCTTCGACCATCTCTTTATCTGCTTCAGCCAGTGACTTCTTGTTTACTTTGTCGAAGATTGGGCGTGCTTCTGATTGGCCATTAACCACAACCCATTTGCCATCTTTCTCTTTAAGTTCTAGATCGATAACACCAACATGGCTACCCCAGCGGCCTGGCATTACTGAGGCTACGCCATTGATTGTGCCTTTTTGGTTATCAACGCCTTGAATATTGTCGAAGCCTTTACCTGGGAATACCGCATGCGAGTGACCAAATGCAATTGCGTCAATACCTTCAACTTCAGCTAAGTAGTATGTAGAGTTTTCAGCGCCATGTTTGTATGGGTCTGCTGCTACACCTGAGTGAGGAATCGCAACG encodes:
- a CDS encoding DMT family transporter translates to MALSATYVAILLLVIGNFAASLSDVAVKLLDGEVSTFQYIFIRQLLSAAVIFPLWWKQSQPQRKMYSPKLNLLRAHLILIGSGCMVVAITHLTLATANAVFYAAPLLMLPLAIVLLGEKPTLQRSAATIFGFAGVMVVLRPSEFHWAALFALGTTFTLALFNISARKLPSQQTVVSTLFWTSVLSLPVSGILALLYWQPISNNHLLLILASAALILTYNGFAVMAYQRSPASSIAVAENSGLVFVALFGVMWFDEVPDWLTALGIVMIILPLMPWKAVLKLFRVNYLLRPNPPSESRKNITD
- a CDS encoding LysM-like peptidoglycan-binding domain-containing protein, with the translated sequence MNRRKKKKQQQVDYVELAKAKLNQIDWQQIKQTILDKWNLLPRLHQRALMVITPLLLVLLVIPIPEAQTETEPAVSSNTQRVEVDINTRSLSEQKSAEQDSLVSKAWNEYEVKSGDTLAQVFRSNGLAMADLNALVKVEGSDKPLSRIKKGQLVRFKLAENGQLDILQLEKSNQSVMFFRLSDGGFGRSK
- the cpdB gene encoding 2',3'-cyclic-nucleotide 2'-phosphodiesterase, translated to MKVAVKPLSLAVLGGMLTMAGPAMADTIKLRIVETTDIHTNVMDYDYYKDKPSQKIGLTRAATLVKQARAEVENSVLVDNGDLIQGSPMGDYMAAKGIKVGEVHPVYKAMNQLDYDVGNIGNHEFNYGLEFLAETINDADFPYISANVFDQKTGEHYFKPYIIKSHKFKDVDGVEHEIKVGYIGFVPPQIMVWDKKNLEGKVFAKDIKETAEELVPQMKKEGADVIVAIPHSGVAADPYKHGAENSTYYLAEVEGIDAIAFGHSHAVFPGKGFDNIQGVDNQKGTINGVASVMPGRWGSHVGVIDLELKEKDGKWVVVNGQSEARPIFDKVNKKSLAEADKEMVEALEADHKGTRDFVNQPIGKANDVMYSFLALVQDDPTVQIVNLAQKDYVERFIQGDPDLSDIPVLSAAAPFKAGGRKNDPANFTEVESGQLTFRNAADLYLYPNTLVAMKVTGKEVKEWLECTAGQFKQIDVNSTAPQQLIDWDGFRTYNFDVIDGVNYQIDVTQPAKYDGNCKVVNQDAERIVGLTYQGKPIDMKQDFIIATNNYRAYSNKFPGTGAEFVAFDSPDENRSVIAAYITRVSQEKGEVTPSADNNWSFAPIKSDNKLDIRFETSPSEKAAKFIEAKGQYPMKRVATDDVGFGVYQIDLQK
- a CDS encoding GNAT family N-acetyltransferase gives rise to the protein MITWQLKPFSDLTTEQLYTLLKLRVDVFVVEQTCPYPELDDKDHQLGVFHLLGYQDDELIACARLLPKGISYPSVSIGRVATKESHRGGGLGHKLLQQALADCESLWPSESIEIGAQEHLASFYQRHGFVQTSAMYLEDDIPHIDMKLEK
- a CDS encoding Crp/Fnr family transcriptional regulator, whose product is MFDAFHQQLSQNGFTQPEIEQLTQSAQLIELPTRHILLHQGEVAEEIFFLLDGMCHSAYLTDKGKEFSKEFYWENDWIIGFESLVNQQPSPYLLESLTQCTLLSLPIETLRVWREQKHSIYLKLLETQLMYKENKERFMLLYSPEERYELFCQHYPNLLERLNDYQIAAYLGITPISLSRIKKRSQS